Part of the Virgibacillus natechei genome is shown below.
ATTTCCGCTTTTAAATCTGCAGTCGGTACCAACCCTGCCTCTGCATCAATAATTTCTATTTCTGCAAAAATAAGCGACTGTCCATCGGCTTTTAACTCTTTTTTATCTGGTACGATACGAATCCCTTTTGGACGGCCAGCGGTTGTTACGACATCTCTCGAAATTTCCTTACCATCTAAATAGCTAATTGCCTCTAATGTACCTTGTTCATAAGATAATTCAAAGCTTGCAGTTAATCGTTGTTCTCTACCAGCAGGAAAGCGCAAAGACGCAGCTTTAGTTCAATACCTTTGAACGGTCAAATAACCATTAGAATTAGAAACAGTAAAAATATTTCACACAGATCGTGGTTCTGAATTTAAGAATGTAGGGATCGATGAGCTATTAAGTGAATATGACATTAAACGCTCTCTAAGCGATAAAGAAAGCCCCTATAATAATGCGGTGTCAGAATCGACATTTAAGATACTAAAAACCGAATTAATAAATGACATGCACTTTGAAACCCTTGAACAGCTATCTCTTGAATTTTTTGATTATGTCAATTGGTATAATAATATTAGAACGCACAGCACGCTTGGTTAGGAAAGTCCAGTAACATACCGAAACTTAGCCCTTTAAATAAATGTTTGTTTTTAGTGTTGACATACCAATTTTATTTTATTTTATTTTATTAGAGATTCATGCACTCTATTCATTATGGTGTTATATACCCTCTCTTTATTGAATGTGATACAGCTTCTGCCCTTGAATCTACACCTAGCTTATTATAAATGTTAGTTAAATGGAATTTTACAGTCCGTTCGGCAATTCCAAATTTAATTGCAACTTCTTTATTTCTATGTCCATCACATACAGCTTGTAAAATAGATATTTCTTTTTCTGTTAACAATGTATAATAAGTATCCGCTCGATTATTAGATTTTTTTTCTTTGTCACTTTCCTGGAAAAGCTTTTCCATTATTTCGGGTTGTATCAGAGTTTCTCCTCTATAAGCCGCTTCAATTGTCCTAAACAAATGATCTCTATTTGTATCTTTTAATAAATACCCCTTCGCTCCTAGCTTCATCCCTTTTATCATTAATTCATCTTCATTATACGTTGTTAGAATAATTATAGGGATATTAATATCTCGTTGTCTTAGCTGTTGCATGGTTTCTAACCCACTTACCACCGGCATTTTCAGATCCAATAAAATCACGTCTGGTTTTTGCTTGTCTATGAATTCCATAGCTTCTTTCCCATTCTGTGCTTCATCAATAACTTCAAAAGCTTCATTAGTTTCTAAAATTAATTTTAATCCTTCTCTAACAACTAAGTGATCATCCACAATTAATATTTTAATATTCATCACAGTCACCTTTCTGATTTAATGGTATTACTATTTTTATAGTTGTGCCAAATTTCTGGTTACTATCGACATTCACAACCCCACCTAGAATCCTTACTCGTTCATAAATCCCTAATAACCCATAATGTCCGCTTGTTTCACCAATATAATCAGCATCAAAACCTACACCATTGTCATAGATCCTAATACATAAGTCATCATTTGTAGCATAAATATTTAATTGCACTAAGTTGGCATGTGCATGTTTAGCAATATTCGTTAAACATTCTCTTATTATGTAGATACCATGTTTTTTTAATAAGTCCGCCAATGGTGGAATTGCTTCTATTGAATTATTTACTTTTATAGAGGTGGCCTCTTTAAATTTACTTATTTCTTTTTCTGCCTCTTGTACAAACGTCTGCTCCGATAGCGATTTAGAACGCAAATCGTCAATCGCTTCTCTCGCATCTTTCAACGTTGTTCTTGCTTGTTTCATCGATTCTAGTAATATTTGCTTTGACTTTTCGTTATTTCCTTGGCCTATGTATACATCAATTGCTTCTAATTTCATAATTAACCCAGCTAGCCCTTGGGCCATCGTATCATGCAGATCACGTGCTAGACGCTTTCTTTCGTTTCTAATTGTCAGTTCTTCTATCTTTTGATTAGCATTTTCTAGTTGATTTATGTAATATTGCATACGTCTCCATGCGTTTATTTCTTTCACATGTAAAATCGAGTAAAAAACAGCAATAGCCACAATAAAAAACAAAATAGGTATAAAAATACGTAATTCATGTGCACCATAATTTACCACAATAGCTACAGTATAAAAAATATATAGAATAATAACTGCTGAAAATACTTTAAATGAACTTTTAAATAAATGTATACTTTCTGAAATCAATATTGGTAACAGTCCCACCAATACAATCGGCGAGCCATGTGGTAGGAGAAACGCAGAAATAAAAATAATACAGGATTGTGTAAAAAAGTAATACCAAGAATATTTTCTTTTTGAAGAATTTGAAAGCCGATAGAGCAAAATATGTAAAACCATCAAGATTAAAAAAATGGAAGATAAAACAAACAACACTTCTCCTATTGATTGTAACAATAAGGTTGCTACTGTTACTAATAAAATCCAAAACAATAGCCTGACACGATAAACGTTAAGTGTTTTTGGCTGATCGTCAAATAAAAATAACTTATCATAGTCCATATACTACATAGCCTCTTTTCCATAATTAACTCTAGTCTATCTTATAATGTAGATTCTTCAACTAAAAATCAAATTCTTTTTTGGCTTCTATATTCTGAACTTACTAAATTTAAAAAAGTGAAACTTATGGATATAAATAGAATGATAACTAGTTAATTCTGTAGGCTTTATTCGCAATTCATAAGTTGTTCTTAATATGCATTGCAGAAAATGTATCCAAAGACAGTCGTAGGTCCTAATGTTGAACCAGGACCAGGATAAACATCTCCCATAACGGAAGCTGAACAATTACCGGTCGCATAGAGACCCTTAAGAGGTTGCCCATCTTTCATTGCTTGCCTATGTTCGTTTGCAAGGATCCATCCTTTAGTACCTAAGTCACCAGGATAAATTTTACAAGCATAGAATGGTGGTTTCTCAATGGTACCTAAGTTAGGTTTCCTATATGTCGGATCACCATAATAACTATCATAGACGGAATTACCTCTCCCATAACCCTCATCTATTCCTTTTTTTGCATATTTATTAAACGTTGAAACTGTTGTTTTTAGTCCATCTATATCTATGTTACATTTATTTCCTATAGCTTTTTTGGGTGTCATTCGAGGGAGCATTTCACCGAACAAATATTTGTTGCGATCTCGACTTTCTAAAATCAACCATGAATGAATTGCCTTTCCATTTTGTTTTTGTCTATCTAAAATGGCATGACCTGCATCAACATACGAATCTGATTCATTCATATATCTTTCGCCTGTTTGATCAACAATGATACTATGTGGCATTGACCTTTCATAAACTATAAATTTTCTTGCTCCATTCTCGTCTAATGTAGAAGGCCCCCCACCAAGCATCATTAAGTAGTTCTGTATCTAGGTTATATTTTTGAGCAATTAATAAGGTATCCCCTGTATTATCTTCACTTCCGGATTACCAATCAGCTCCTATATGATGGTACTTTTCCCTTAAAGTTTGATTCCGTTCAAAACCTCCACTAGCTAAAATGACCGCTTTACTGTTTATAGTAAATGATTCACCATTTTTATCGACCTTTACGCCCACAACCTTGTCGTTTTCGTTAACATGTCTTTTAATGGTGTTGATAACCAGACAGGCGCTTTTAAATAGTTAACGATCTTCATTAGACTCGCTACTAAACCAGCACCAATAGAAAGTGGTTTTTCCCTTTTTATTTTATGTTTGAAACCATTTATAAACATACCTACAACTGTAGTAAAATCTTGAAAATTTGTAAACGCTTTAGGTAATGAGGTAACCTTTACTCCCGAATAAAGTGGAATTGGTGCCTCCAATCCCCCAATACGGAAGTTTTCAGCCATTTCTCCTAGTTTTCTGGCATCAAAAATCTCCGCTTCAAGTGAACGACCAATTTTTCCATCAGGTTTTTCTGGATAATTGTCAGGATACTTCATTCCCGGAACCCATTTGATACCTTTTTCTTCTAAAAATTTAACCATTTCATGTCCATTTTCTACATACCCTTTTTTTTCTCGTAAGAAGAAGCTGAACCTTTATAGTTAATAACCACTTCCATATAAATAAGAGCCTCTTCTTCACTGTCTTGTAACCCCTCTTGTTTAGATACGTGATTGTTAGGAATCCATAGACCGCCACCTGATAACGCAGAAGTACCTCCCCAAACGTCACTCTTTTCAATCAACAATGTATTTAGATTATTAGAAGCAGAAGTAATTGCTGCAACTAATCCTCCTGCACCACTGCCAACCACAACAATTGGCTCATAAGTCTTATTAATAAACTCATGAGCCTACCACAAAATTGCTTTAGTCTAACAAAAACATCTATTAGTAAGGGATAAAGAAATCATTTGAATAGTAATAATAGGAAGCTATTATCCTCTGATAGAAAATGTCAATTCGCTCATGAATCTTCCTTTTAACAGATGTATTATTACTCACTATTTCTAGCCGCTTAATTTCAATCACTAAATAGTTCATATCGCACTGAGACCTTTATAACCCTCTCTAAATCCTTTAAAAATCATTAAAGCATCTACTCAATCATATTTTGATTCAAACGGTTGGCTTGAAACTTGTATGGACTCAGATGGACAGCCCTCAAAAGCATCCTCCATATCTTCCCAAAACTCATCTGAGATGGGACTAGTTCCCTTATTATTATCTAGGGTCACGTATGCAATCCCTTCGTCATTTACATCATAAATATCTGGAGCAACATCCGCACATGCTCCGCAAGCTATACATGTTTCTTGATTAACTTTTGTGTACTTAGCTGTCATATCTTCCTCCCTCACCTACTATTTGGCTTCCATTAAACTTGTACTGTGCATGGGTTGAACCCTCGAATTTGGTTCTATAAAGACTTTTGCATTACTCACTGCAGTTGCTGCTTCCCCAAATCCAGTTGCAATCAGATTTATTTTTCCATCGCAAGTACATATATCTCCCGCAGCATATATTCCTTCTATATTTGTTTCTAATTTTGAATTTACGACAATAGAATTTTTTTCTATTTCAAGCTTCCAACTTTTTATTGGACCTAATGAAGAAACAAATCCATAATTAACTAAGACATCGTCTGCATTAATAATCTTCATTTCGTTACCCTTTACTTGTTTTAAAATCACTTTTTCTAATGATTGTTCACCATCGAATTTTGCCGGAACAAAAGGCGTAACTAACTCAAGAGTTGATTGTTTTAATTTCTCTACACTATGCTCATGAGCCCGAAACTTATCACGTCGGTGTACAAGTGTTACGTTTTTGGCAATAGGCTCTAACATTAATGCCCAGTCAACTGCAGAATCACCACCTCCAAAAACAACCACTTCTTTATTTGCAAAACGTTGCATATCTTTTACATAATAATGAACATTATCCATTAATTCATATTCAGTCACATCAATTGGTAATTTCCTTGGTTCGAAAGCTCCATTCCCAGCTGTGATAATAATAGATTTTGTATAATGTGTTTCATTATCTGTTCGTAATATAAAATAATTATCTATTTTCTCGACTTCTTCTACAGTTTCTCCGAGGCAAATATCAATTTTGTCTTGAAATATATCCATTTGCTGTTTTAAGTTATCCACTAGATTTTGGGCAGATATTTTCGGAAAACCTGCAATATCATAAATAAATTTCTCTGGATACAATGCTGCAAGTTGACCACCAAGTTGTGGCAGGCTTTCAATGATTTTTACAGAAGAGTTTCGCATGCCACCATAAAATGCAGCAAACATTCCAGTAGGACCACCACCAATAATTGTCATATCTACTACTTTATCATTCAATTCATGTCCACCCTCTTATCTTTATTGAGTTCTTTTATTTCTGTTAATCTACTATGTTTTTGCTAATGGGAACTCCAACCACCATCAACAATCAATTCTTCGCCAGTAACAAATTGAGATTCATCTGATGCTAAATACAAGTAAGCATAAGCAATATCATTTGCATTTTCAGCATGAGGTGGTAATGGGATTTGGTTAGTGAATGCCTTTCCAAGTTGTTCTTGTGTTGTCACACTATGTTTCTTAGCGGCACCTGTGTAAATAGCACCTGGATACACGGAGTTCACACGAATATTATCCTTGGCATAATTTTAGATAAAGAGCGAACTCCTCCTTTTGCAGCTCAATATGCTGCTCCATTGTCAGAACCACCCACATTGCTGCTAATGACACACAATTAATAATGGAACCATGTCCTGATTCTTGCATATAAGGGGATAACGGTCTTCATTCCTAACCATACAGATGTGAGGTTTAAATTGATTGTTTTATTCCAACCTTCTAAATTCTCCTCTAGTAAACTGTTGTGAAAAGAAACCCAGCATTATTGAATAAAAAGTCAACAGTATTAAACTCTTTGATCACTTATTCTACCACTAAACTCCAGTTATCTTCTGAAGTTACATCTAATTTAGTTGTATAAATATTCTCACTAACCTTTGAAACTTCTTACTGGCAATATCTGTAACAACAACTTTTGCTCCTTTATTATAAAATAATTCAACAGCTGCTAATCCCATACCACTTGCTGCATCTGTAATGATAACAACTTTATTGTCCAATCTACCCATAATTAATCCTACATATCAGTATTATTTAAACGTAACAGGCAGAGAAGATAAACCTTGGGCTGCCAATTTAAATTGCCATTTGATATCCCCACGTGGGATACTTAACTGAATGTCTGGCATTCGTTCTAGTAGTGTTGTAAATGCGATATCTCCTTCCAATCGTGCAAGTGGTGCACCTAAACACATATGAACACCCTGTCCGAAAGCGACATGACGTTTTACGTCGCGCGTTAAGTCTAATTCTTCTGAATCGCTATAAACATTGCCGTCTCGATTGGCTGACTTTAATAATGGAAAAAGTACATCTCCTTTTTTGATTGTTTGACCTCCGAGGACTAAATCTTTTTTTGCATAACGCGGACCAGCAGTCGTAGAAGGACCGTGGTAACGTAATAATTCCTCGACCGCATTTGAGATTAAGCTCTTATCTTTTTTAAGCATCTCTAATTGATCTGGATGATCTAATAAAATGAGCGTCCCTGTTGATATCAAGTTGGTTGTCGTTTCATGTCCGGCAAATATTAGTAATTGCACTAATGATAATAGCTCTTTTTCATCTAGTTTATCACCGTCTTCTTCTAAACTAATTAATTCACTTATTAAATCATTTGCTGGCTGCTTTCGTTTCTCTGCAATTAATTGAGTAAAGTATTCGGTAAAGGATGCTAAACTTTCTTTAACTTCATCATCTAATCGGCCTACGCCCAATCCTGTAGCTATCGCTTCTGACCATTGATAAATTTGTTCTTGTTGTGATGCGGGGACTCCAACCATGTAGGAAATTACTTTAATTGGTAGTTTATATGCATAATCTGTGACTATATCCATTTCACCTTTGTCTTGAACTTGTTCAAGCAATTCGTCTGCAATTTCCTGAACAGTTGGACGAAGATTTTCCATATATTTCGGAGTGAAAACTTTAGAAACTAAGCGTCGCAATCTACGATGGTCTGGTTCATCAAGCGCATTCAATGAATTTGCTAGGAAAAGTTGTGATCCTGTATCATCCGTTGTATTTGTTAAAGATTGTTTTATACTATTATCTTCATTAATATTTGATGGATCTACACAAAATAACGATTGATCTTTCAATACTTTCTTTACCTCGTCCAATTGTGTAACAATCCATGTTTGTTGATCAGCATCCCCCACCTGCATTGGGATTGGTCTAACTGCTCCTTTCTCACGTAGTTCTGAAAATACATAAAAGGGATCAAAATCGCTCCTGCCTCCTAAAACTTTTAAGACTTCTTCTTCCGGTGCTATTGGATATGTTTGTTTCATTGAACATCTTCCTTTCTCCATTAAGAATTTTTAACAACAATACCTTAGAATTAATAATAACAAACTAGTTATAAAACCATAACGTCCAAAAGGGCAATATACACTTGCCCAATATATCTAATTTATAACTAGTTCTTTTTGACAGGTAATTGATATAAGTTTTAGACGTGTTCGATCCTTTAATGAAGTGATTGATAAAAAACAAGTGGTTCCGTTAACTGTTTATAGATTGTTGGGACCACTTGTTTTTACATTAGGGATCTGTTTTCTTAATTCTTCCGACATCTTCGCTAAATGAGATGCAGCCCTTCCTCTGTGCTAACCAATTGTTCTTCTGAAGAAGCAGCAATGCCAGTTGTTTTTGTTGTTGATTAATTTGCAGTTTTGGATACTTCTGTAACTGATGTATTGACATTCTCCATAATTTGAGACATTCTTTTGGATAATGCAGTAAGTAGTTGCGTTTCTTGATCGACATCTTCTACTGCATCTAAAATACTTTCAAAGTTTTTACCTCTCTTTTCAACCATTTCCAAACCTTCTGTCACTTGCTCTTTGTTTCGTCTGGCCATTTCTAAAAATTGCTGAATATTTTGTTACGTAGAATTTTACTAACCTCGTGATTTCATCTGCAGCATTACCCGATTATGGTGAACCCTATTGTCAAGACACATTTTTTAAAATTAAGGTGGGCAGAACGTTTTTGATCTACCAATAATTCAGAGTAAGGGACACTCTTTTGCGGACAACTGTAGAGTTCTTGCTACCTAAATTGCTTGATACCCATCTATGAACATAAGTTTCATTATCAACAATATCTGTTTCATATTGGAGTTGCTCATCTACAAGTTCTTGAATTTTTTCCTCTGACTTCATTACTGGTTCCGGGCATCCTTTACAACTCATTTTTTCTCATCCTCTAAATTAACTATTTTACTGCCTATTAAAAAAACCATCATGTGAACAATACATACACGATGGTTTTAATATAATTTGTCAACATTATTCAACAGTAATTGTTGCAGTAATCTTCTGTTTTGCGTTTTTTATCGTTTGTCCAGGTGAACCGAAATAAGGTGTACCATCTGTCTTCCAAAACATTTGTTGCACGCGCGCATGCCGATTATGATCGTATAATGGGTTGCCTTCAATCCCTTTATACGGACGGGCATGATAAACAAGCAGATCTGTAACACCATCCTCAGCTACCGTAAAACTATTGTGACCTGGTCCATACTCTTTTGTTTCTTCATTCGAAACAAAAACAGGCTCTTTTGATTTTGTCCATGATTTTGGATTTAACAAGTCACTATCTTCATCAGCAGATAATAAGCCCATTACATAGCGATCATCTGTGGCACTTGCGGAAAAAGCTACAAAGACTTTCCCATTACGTTTAATCACAGCTGCACCTTCATTCACATAAAAACCTTCTTGTTCCCAATTAAATTCTGGTGTTGATAATACGACCTGCTCCCCTTTGATTGTCCATGGGTTACTCATTTCCGCGATGTAAAGGTTTGAAATAGTGTCATAATCAACCTTCTGTGCCCAGATTAGATATCGTTTGCCTTTGTGCTCAAAAGTAGTAGCATCTAAGGAAAAACTTTGGAAATCGGTATTAATTTGCCCTTTTTCCACCCATTCACCTTCAAATGGATCCTCGGAACTGTTCTCCAACACATATGGACGAATAGCCCACACATCATCTCTGTCTCCCGCTGCATAATGAATATACCATTTACCATCAATAAAATGGAGTTCTGGTGCCCATATATGTATGGACATAATCCCACTACCCCGTTTTCTCCACACCGCTTTTTCTTCCGCATTTGCAAGTTCTTTTATTGTTTTTGCTCTTCGCAGTATTATACGATCATATTCAGGATAAGAGCCTGTGAAATAATAATATCCATCCGTGTGTTTGTAGATATATGGATCTGCCCTCTGTTCAATTAAAGGGTTTGGGTACTCATACGTTTTAATTTTTCCTTCAACAGTAACCTTTCCAGGCTCAGCAAATAGTTCAGAATGAGGCTTATCCCATAATACTTGTAGTTCTGTATGGACACCATTATTCAATTCAGCTGATACTTGATTCGGCATTTGTGGAGGGACTCCTATTTTGGTTGTTAGTTCTATCTTTTCTACGCTCTTTATATTCATCTATGCTTCCCCTTTCTTAGAATGATAGTTTTTCTATAGGATATTTAAAATCCTCCTGTTTAAATTGATTAGCTAAAAATAGTCCAGTACACCTATCCCTTAAATGAAAAGCCTCATTTAAACTTAGCGAAACTAACGAATGTTCAATATTCAATTCCTCAGGTGTAGTGGGTCCTGCTACCGTTTTCAATAAATCTTTTATCTGTTGCGATGAAGGTAATTCCTTCATCATTTGTTTTATTTGCTCCCAATTTGTTGTAAAACTTTCTAGATATCTAGAATCAGTTGACATAAGGTCTGGATCTATATCGGTGATTATTTGTTTATATAGATCAATGATAATAGTTGTGGCAACTCCAACCTTTGCTCCATGTAGCAATTGTTTAGCATCTTTTTTTAATAAATCCATTTCCCAATAATGGGATAAGTGATGCTCACTTCCTGAAGCTGGTCTAGAGAAGTCCAACACAAGCATGACAAGACCTGACTCAATTAAAGCTTGCATCAGAATTTTTATTCCTTTATCTTCTCTTTTTGCTATTTCTTGAACACTATGAATACAATTGTCTAATGATCTCCTAGTTAAATCTGCTGCCAATTGGTTATATGGTTCTTTTCCTATTAAACTGGAAATTTCCCAATCTAATAGAGACGTATATTTCCCTATAATGTCACCAAATCCTGCTGCAGTCATCTCGCGCGGAGCATCTTTAATAATATCGATATCCGCGAATACTGCAACAGGGGAGGCAGTTTGAATGGTTTTCTTTACACCTTGAAAGATTAAAGGAGCTCCTTTAGACGTATAACCATCGACAGAAGCCGCAGTAGGAACAGAAATAAACGGAATAGACATTTTAAAGCTAGCAAAACGGACTATATCGTGAATAGTTCCTGAACCTACAGCTAAAATAACATCTGCACTATTCGGAATCTCCACAAGAAATTGAATTAAGGTACGTTCATCTGCAATTACTTCTCCATATTTATTCGGAGCTAATTCCACAATGGTAAGACGAAAATCATTCCTAGATAGTATATGTTCAATTTTATTTCCAGCTGCTTTTCTTGTATTTTCATCAACAACAAGAACGATATTTTTATATTCATGTGAAATTAAGTACGATGGAATTTTATCTATCGCATTTTTTTCAATATTTAATTCTGGAAGAGTGACTTCTTCTATATTAAGTTGTTTTACAAGTTTTTTGATATCTTCAGGTATGCTCATTATATATCCCCAACGTTTTTTATTTTTCTCTACTCAGCACTATCATTCCTGATATCCCAATACAACGTATATCGCTGATGGTGTAACTTATAAAATGGTATCAGCGTTACATTTACATTACCAGGCTGACCAACAGGATCCGTTTTAAAAGTTAACGGAGAACCTTGTTCAGGGGTTATCCATTTATTTACATCCATTCGATCTGTTAAAAGGGTTGGGACATCTATTAATGGATAATCATTTAGTGCTTGATGATCAGCTACAATATCAGTTTCCGGAAAGTTTTCTTTTCCTAACGCTCCCGCCATAACAAGGGGGCCGTACATTATAACTTGTTTTTTCGGATCATCTTTTGATTTGTATGTGTATAGTTCCATAGGTAGTTTGATTTTAACGCTATCGCCAGTAACCCATCTTCTCTTGATTATCAAGTACCCATTCTCTACTCTAGAGTAATGTTCATTTCCATTAACAGAAGCAATTACTTCTCCCTTTGCCCATTGAGGTATTCGAACATGAATAGGTAATGTTTCATTGTTCCCCTTTGTTATGATCAATTTTGTCTCTTGTGATTCTGGAAATGAAGTTTCTTGCCTTAACTTCATGTTTTTATCTTCCATATTAATTTCAGAAGCAATAAATAAATTCACATATAATTTTCCCTGTTCCTGATAATAGATGTTCCTTGTATAACGGGCTGGATTTTCCATCCCTGATCCTGTACAGCACCAAAATGAGTTATCTGGTGTACAATACACTTTAAAATGCCCCGGCTGGGTCGAAACGAAATACGTTTTCATTCCTGTATCAGGATCTTGTGATGGCAGAATATGATTGTAAAGCGCCTTTTCATAGTATTCCATATATTCTGCCTTAGGGAACCAATGAAACAAATGCTCCGTAAGTTTAAGCATATTATAAGTATTACATGTCTCTGCAGTTGTAATTCCAAGCTCTTCTTCATTTTCAGACCCAAAATGTTCGCCAATACTATTTCCACCGATAACATAAGAACGGTAATTCGTTACTTGTTTCCAAAAGAAATCAGCCAAGTCTTTATATTTCTTCTCACCAGTAATATCGTATATTTTTGCTGCTCCGATCACCTTAGGGATTTGTGTATTCGCGTGTTTCCCTTCAAGATCATCGATACCTTCCGATAAAGGAGTTAATATGGCATGGTGGCAAAAACGTTTAGCAAGGTCTAAGTATTCTTTGTTATTAGTCAAAATATAGACGTCTGCCATTACTTCATTCATCCCACCGTGCTCACAGATCAACATTTTTTCAAATTGTTCATCAGTAAGATTTCCTAACCCATTTTTTGCCCAATTAGCAAGTATTAGCACAATATCTAATGCTTTTCTATTGCCAGTATATTTATAAGTATCGATTAGACCAGCAAATATTTTATGGATACTATACCAAGGAACCCAAGAGCCACCCAAGCTAAAATTATCTACTTGAAAATCCCCATTAAAAACATTATCAAAGCAGGTACGAGGAAAACCACTTACATAACCTTTTGGTTCAGAGTACTGTATATTTCCTAACTCATCAATTGCATAATCAA
Proteins encoded:
- a CDS encoding glycoside hydrolase family 127 protein; amino-acid sequence: MDNVNLLNGIFKQSQEKGEEYLHYLDIDRLVAPCYEANDQAPKKPRYGGWEKEEIAGHSIGHWLSAAASMYATTWNTELKQKLDYAIDELGNIQYSEPKGYVSGFPRTCFDNVFNGDFQVDNFSLGGSWVPWYSIHKIFAGLIDTYKYTGNRKALDIVLILANWAKNGLGNLTDEQFEKMLICEHGGMNEVMADVYILTNNKEYLDLAKRFCHHAILTPLSEGIDDLEGKHANTQIPKVIGAAKIYDITGEKKYKDLADFFWKQVTNYRSYVIGGNSIGEHFGSENEEELGITTAETCNTYNMLKLTEHLFHWFPKAEYMEYYEKALYNHILPSQDPDTGMKTYFVSTQPGHFKVYCTPDNSFWCCTGSGMENPARYTRNIYYQEQGKLYVNLFIASEINMEDKNMKLRQETSFPESQETKLIITKGNNETLPIHVRIPQWAKGEVIASVNGNEHYSRVENGYLIIKRRWVTGDSVKIKLPMELYTYKSKDDPKKQVIMYGPLVMAGALGKENFPETDIVADHQALNDYPLIDVPTLLTDRMDVNKWITPEQGSPLTFKTDPVGQPGNVNVTLIPFYKLHHQRYTLYWDIRNDSAE